In the genome of Etheostoma cragini isolate CJK2018 unplaced genomic scaffold, CSU_Ecrag_1.0 ScbMSFa_1926, whole genome shotgun sequence, the window TACACGTGGTGCCACGACCTGCCAATCACAGAGCAGCCAGTCAcaaagcagccaatcacagagcagCCAGTCACagagcagccaatcacagagcagccaatcagaataataataataataatagaggAGCGAGAGGACGTCTACCTGTTGGACGCCTTCTTGTTGTGTCCCTCCCACTCGTGCTTGCGGTGCAGGTGTCCCTCCAGCTGGGACGGCGAGCTGTCCTGGTTCCTGGACGGCAGCGTGGACGACTGGCTCGTCTTCGTCTTCCTGCCGGAGGACGGGGACGCTCCGGGACTCGGCTCCTTGGAGCTCCGCTCGCCCACGCCGTTCACAAGGTCCACTCCGTCCATGCCGTCCTGCTCggagacacagggacacatgTGATGTCTCCGTACGGGACAGATATAACAGGTGTAATGTCTCCGTCATGGACAGATATGACAGATGTAACGTCCCTCGTACAGGACAGACATAACATAAAGTAAGACTAGTGAACTTTAACAGACACATGGAACGTGTTGATTGGTTAATAGAGGACACGAGGCTGTCCAATCAGTGTTGAAGGTACTGACCTGAGGGGAGTCCTGGTCTGACAGGAGTCCGTTCTGAAGGACGACGCcgctgcagagacacagagacacagctgCTTACTGACCGTCCACATTAAGGAATATTCTGCTGcattttgtgataaataataaattattccATAATGCCGGGTAGCACTCTAACAACGATGTAATATTACGGTGCATTACATAAAGGACAGGGCAATAAATGGAAATTATATcaatgagactagatatcggcTTAGATTTGGGCTATATCGTAATATTGCGATGTGACATAcagggagg includes:
- the LOC117940209 gene encoding spectrin beta chain, non-erythrocytic 1-like gives rise to the protein MDGVDLVNGVGERSSKEPSPGASPSSGRKTKTSQSSTLPSRNQDSSPSQLEGHLHRKHEWEGHNKKASNRSWHHVYCVITNQEVAFYKDGKAAAAGVPYHGELPVGLKDATCDVASEYKKKKHVFKLR